Genomic window (Rosa chinensis cultivar Old Blush chromosome 6, RchiOBHm-V2, whole genome shotgun sequence):
cattagttgcagtttctacaacttgtggaagaggtcttccagcttcaccatcgaggtgtgcaggcataatccaatcatgaagtggatcaatgtcattatcaagcggctcgcttgcaacatgaagtagatctatatagttgttttcattgaccacattattcTTTGCCCGTTTATCTCGCAGCCGCAGCTTCATGTTGTAGTAACAGTATACAAGTTTTTCCAACTTCTGATATGCCAAACGGTTCCTTTGCTTGGTATGAATAATAGAAAATAtactccaatttctctcacacgcagaagaagaagccgtttgTGCCAAAATACGCATTGCAATTTTCTGAATGTTTGGTGCAGAATACCCAAATTGTGTCCACCAATCAGCTTTAAagctactacaatgagttactACTATAATAGAtcaacattttctattaaagaaattatatgtgtgtgtatgtgtgtgttttaatgtatacatatacggatataccacaaacctgtatttctggtttctcttgtttttcttgctaTGGTTGACCCAAATGATTCCTTTGCATCTGTAAAGCATACAATCTGCATTAACCATTTGAAAGACAGTCATTTCTAATCCCAAATATTTTTAAGGTTGTCATCAATGAAAAGTTACCTCATCCACAAATGTATCTGTAATTTCTCCATTTACGTTAAATTGTTCGACAACTGTTGCCAGAGAGTCTGTGAAACGTGGGCTATAACCAACATCATGTCGATAATGAAAATTTGGGTTTAAGAAATGTGCTACaaacaagaaaccaaaaagTTATATAATATAGATCTAACTAAGTAATTATCAAGATACAACCGTATTTCCAGATAGAGAAATAATACCTGCTGCATGCAATGGTTGACTTAATGTGTTATCCCATCGATCATTGATGATTTTAAGCACCCATTTCTTTCCTCTCATCTGTGATATTTGTTGTTTCACTCTTTCAAACATATCATATAATATGGGCATGGTTGGCTGAATTTATGTGTCAACAATTCGAAGAATCTCATACAATGGCTTATAAATTTTATGGACTGCTTCCATGCCATCCCAAAATGTCCCATGGAGGACTCTTTTTTCTATCATTTTGCCATCTCTGGTCCTGCTCGCTGCATTTTCATTCCATGCGCTACTTGTAAACAATTTTCTCAAATCAGATTCTTCTTCAAAATGCTGTCGATGGCAATGTGATTTGTCGCAAATCGAGTTTTACCCGGTCGAATCAAATCTCCCTTCGTGATGCTCCTCATTTCAGCCAGTACCCAACCATGATTGTAGATGTAGTTAGTTACACTTTGAGCCCATTTGACGACAGTGGAAACAGTCTCTTGCTTCCCAATATCTTCAAATATCAAATCGATGCAGTGGGCAGCACACCGGATCCAGAACAGCGGACATTTTTTCTGTAGTTCCCTTCCGGCCTTTTTAAATGCTGATGCATTGTCAGTGACAATCTGGACAACATTTTCTGGTCCAACATCTTGGATAATCTCATCTAACAATAGTTCTATGTACTGAGCATTTTTTTTCATATGTGAAGCATCTACAGACTTCAAAAACACAGTTGAACCTTTTGAATACACCATGAAATttagaatagacattttggttggGCCAGTCCATCCATCACACATGATAGTGCATCCATATATTTTCCAGGTTTCTCTGTGAGTATCCACATACCTTTTCATTTCTGTGTACTCATTCTCTAAGTAACAAGTCTGAATTTCATAGGAGGTAGGAAGCTTTACACCAGGACCTAAAcaagaaaatgatttattttataGGAATGTTCATTATATAAATTCTACTTAACATAATTGTCCATGAAGAAATATGTACGCACAATATAATTTACCTAGATTTCCAGCTGTAGTCAACATGTTTTGGAAATGTGGAGAATCAGGTTTGTTAAAAGGGACAACATCATATATGTGGTATTTGGACACCATTGTTGCCAATAGTTCTCTACCACCTTTTAGTAATGATTTAATTGTGCCTTGTTTTGATCGACTATCTTTTGATGGCATTGCTGCTGGAGGCTCAGGAAATGAGTACCGATAGGTTTTTGATCGATCAACTTGTATATATTatacttatatatattatatatgtttgattttttttagaagtaTTATAACgtagtctatatatataatcattattttttatttttataacgtagagaattactgagtttttttttttttacctcaaattttacagatatttcttcactttatcgggatatatcgcaaatatctaatatatcggggatatttgaagatgtcggagaaatttcgaagaaacggtgacagataagatatttacccccataaatatatcggtccgtcgaaaaaaggagatatcgggggatatatcgGAGATATCGCAGAGATTTTGAACCTTGCGTGGGATAACCCGCTCTGAAactatgataaagtaatctggggttcacaccAAAAATCAATTGgtaatggatggagtgacccaaacccttataaacacataaggcaaggtctcatttttcccatgtgggatgtatatattctcaacataatTTAGGCCAATAGATTGCTTCTTAGTAAATTTAAAGAGATAAAAGATAGAATCATGGTATTTCTGAAGGAGCTGGGATCTTAGAATGAGGTGggctaaaaaaaatatttagtcTCGACCCACTCTTTTTCAATTTGGAACAATCATGGTATTGGCCAAAAAGTCGTTCTTCATCCTGTTGCGCAATGTTATTTTGATATGTGTCATAACTGAAAATGTTCTTTCTGTAGTTGCTGTAGAAACCGGCAAAGTCAAAACAAGACGGATCCCCTGAGCAATAATTTGATATCTCTATGATCTTTTTGTTTCAAAAAATCTCAACATAACTCAGAAAAAGTAGTCACATTATTTAACATATTATGATGAGGTATATCAGACTCCTAAATGATCAACGCTTCtcaaaagaaataagaaaaataacatatcttttcaaaaaaaaaaaaacatatatctGAGAATCTGATGACCCATTGAGGCCGTTGCTTAACAATTATATATACGTAGTTAGGCTACTTATATAATAAATgggaaatacactgtgctcattgggtcaccgggtcacttactattcattattttttagtgtatattttcattctctgagtcacgaaatacactgtgctcgtgacccagggcacgaaatacactatgcaggtcaccatggtgacctagaacactgtacagggtgacccagggcacgaaatacactgtgctcgtgacccagatggtgaaattaacactataaaacagtgaatagtgggtgacctggtgacccaacgggtgaactttcTCTTAGCGGGCAAATCACATCTCCTGGGTCGTCATTTCACCTATTATGGTTACAGTTACAATTATATTTACAATTTACACTGCTCAAATGACCTTGTGCATTGTTCGATGCCTTTCAGCATATGGCCTTGTTCTTGTTATCTTGTAGCTTAGATGCAGCTTTGCATCTTATTATGTTCcttgttttctttcatttcgATATTTTTACATTTACGCATTGTACTTCTCATTCATTTAATATATTGACGGTCGTCCTCCGtttaaacaacaaaaaaattgtGCTTGTTACCTTCTAGAATGATACTATTGACTTCTTGCATGTGATTCAGTCCTGCTGTTGTGTTGCGCTTTAGGCTTCCCCTCTTCATGTTAGGTTTCTGTTTCATGTACTTTTGTGGACGTTTAAGGTACTAAGGTAGTTATTTATAGCTTCAGTTGAtgatctaaatttttttttttggtacaaagtTGATGATCTAAATTGCCTTAGTAGATTCAGTACTTCATATGGTGTACTGTTAATTAATGTTATAAATTTTCATATATCTTCATTTTGCTCTTGTTTATTGACGTTTCTGATGAGCAAAAACACTAATTTATATCTTTCCTCTCAGTTTGCTTACAGAAACGTGAGAAAATGCAGTACATATGTGCTATGTTTGTAGTCAAGTTGGTTTCGAAATGATGCTAATGCCATTTTCTACAGATGAACAGTAACCTTTTGCTCTTCTGTTTCTATTATAGGGTGTGCAATTGCCCAAGGAATCATTGCAATCAAATTCAGTTCTTACTAATGTGTTTCTTGGGGGAGTGAAGCATGAAGATCACAGCTCTGCAAATTAGCTTTCATATGAATTTACAATGAGATCCGACATTGTTAAAGGTTCTcttggagatttttttttttcaaaaaaaaaaaattgtgatgaCTTGCTTTTGGATTTGGAACCTTTTCTATGCTCTTTgggatttgaaatttaaatcTTTTCAATATTCTTAATTTCCAAGCCTGGAGAATATCTATGACTAAATGAGTAAGCAGTTAACCACTACAGCCTAGTCTGGAACCTCCAGGTCTAGCATGAGGCCTTGGGGCCAGCCAGTGGGTGCTTAATGCCCCATGGCGTTCGGAAGGGATTAGTCCGGCTCTGCTGGGATATCTCCAaagggtgtgtgtgtgttgctAACTTACTAACGCTAACCTCCcccaatcaaaataaaaaaaaaaacaaaaaaaagagtaagCAGTTAATACAACAAACTTGGAGAAATAACACGGATATAAATCTTCCAATCTTGTGCGAGATCAGTAGTACCAACATCCCTAATAACCTTTAATTTGTTAAGCATCTCTCTCACAGTTGGACGATTCTTTAGCATCCGGTGGAGCAGCATTAGTCAGCTAGGTACGTAGGATACAGTTGCAGTGCACCGTGGGCAATGGCTCTGGGGCCATCAACCACATAGGTGTACTGTTAGTTGTAGGAGATCTCTTTTGCGTAAATCTAAACATAGGTGTACTGGACGTCCGTATATTTGTAGAACGATCGATCATTGTCATTTGGTTCATGAAGGTCAGCATAGGATATCTTTGTTGAGATTAGCATGCATGTATTTTTCACCAGACTATATGATCGACCAGCGAAACAACAAATTTTACGTTTTTAAGGCACGCACAGCCTAATTAGATCTAGAAAAGAACATGGAATCTGAAATCTGAAATCGAAAAGAACTCTCAAACCAAAGGCAAGTCATTATTACAGTTCTTTTAAGCAAAGCAAATTATAATTatccagtaaaaaaaaaaaatatctcccAGAAGCTTCAACATATCCACTCAGTAGTTAAGTACTGGTTTTAGATCTGATTTAGTCATTCCTCTCAGAAACACATTGGTTAGAACTGACTTTGACTGCAATGATTCCTTAAGCAACTTCACACCCTGAAATTTGaatagaaaagaggaaaaaggaTATCATTCATCTAGAAGAAAATGGCAATGCCATTGCATCAAGATAATTTACTACGAAAACTAGAGCATACAATTGCATCTTGCTTGTTAATTCAACGCATACAGCAACAAATGAATGATTTATCTTAGGATTTGTCAAAATGAAGTGAATTCGAACAACAAGGTCTACCTAACTACCTAAGAGAGAGATCCTTAGAAAAGTACAATCACATTTGCATATTGTATTCCGAATGTATTTTATGCATTGGGCGTACAACGTTTACTCCCTATGTAAATTTTAATTGGGGTAAGTACTAggtacttttctcttttttctttggcCAATAATCGAGGAGGTGGTTCATCCAAAAACTTATTCAATCATTACAAATATACCACACCCTAAACCATATGTAATATATCATCAAATAATTAACCACTCATCCATTGTGATAAAAAAATGATTGGAATAACTAAGTTGCAAATAATCCCGAAGAGAAGTGAAAACTCTCCAATATGAGAAGAAATACGTACCTCATCCATGGGGAACATTAACGACCTTCTCTTCAAGGTCATAAATACACTTGACATTGAAGCTCTCCAGCCGAAGAATTGTGGTAATGGTAACATTAGGTTTCACCTCTAAATCATCAGTTATAATATATGTAACAACCCCTTTCACAacccttcttctttctttgtagTACCGGGTGGAGACACATAACTCGTCTTCGCACTCATTTTGTACTGGCAGGACGGGCATGTAGCTTTAGGGTCGTCAGAAACATATGGGTGATTATCAGAATATATAACCTCTTCTTGAACGCTGATAGATGGATCGAGATTCCACGTTGGTCAACAAACCTAGGTTATTAGGAACACCGGCTGGTTCTTTGGGTTTGAGGAGGACGTCTCTGTTGAGATTAGGCTGCTGCATATACATGCCGTTGAGATTTTCGAAACTCTCGTAGAGTTTGCATAGGCTTCCGACCATGCCATTTTTGGAGAGAAGCCTGACAAGAGTGCCGACGGGGAAAGATAAAAGGGAGAAGAGAAAGTCCACGAAGTCCTTGCCGGCTTCGGCGAACAAAACCTTTTGGCTTCTTTTGTCGACGAGGAGCTTCACGGTGATGGTTTTAGAGTTGGGGGTTTCAATTGACGAGGTGCAAAACCCTAATCTATTATTTCCCACAAATGAATTTGACTATTGAGATATCGGTTTTTCTAGGGTGTAAATTTAACTAAAGAtgtgaaatatagctattgatttaacaatatgggcaatgatatagggcctcaatgaggcctaagatttgtggcctcaatcctaggtgttaagccatgtcacctatacatctcactaatttgtcaaatcatgttatgtcattcttgaataaaaagattatcttatcctttcaaaatctaatggctctaaattattttagctttaTTCTAGAAAAGATACATTATTTTATAAGGAAACGATGGAAAAGGTCACattagagtgtgaaatgatTAAAAAGTCACCTAGTTTCTCACTTGATAAAAAGGTTCATCAtgaattgttagtaatattaatttagtccttattaatAATGAAGTAATGTTAAAAAAGGTCAGTTTGTGATATTTTCGTTTCCCATTTTACCCTTAGTAATTATTATACCCAATTTGTGTTTCAATATCAAAACCAGATCGAGAGAATCCTCCCTACACTACTCCCCTCCACTGTTCTCCACCTCTGCATCGAACCCCTCGTCGTCTCCGAGTTGATGTGTTTTTGCACCGATCTTTCTCCGGCTGGAGCCGAGTCGCCGGTGACCACTGGACCTCCATCTCCGACTGGAAAGAGACCTAGAGACGAACTAGAAGGCGACGACAATCATGAAGACGACGGGAGCTGTTGCCGAGATTCGGTGCTTGAGACTCTATCTATACCTacaacttcttcttcctcatcgcGAATTTCGTTCACCTATTCATACAGAGGTCTCTGtctcacacacactctctctctcagtcaACATTTTTAGCAGCTCAGGTGGCAAGAAGAGATCTCTGCAAACCCCCAAATCGAAGTAAGGTACTTCTCGCAGCTAGGGTTTTCGTATATTCCACACCTCAGGCTTTGCTTTAGCTCTTATACTATGCTCTCAATCTCTCTCCGATTTGATTAGCCTCGCTTGAATTTGAGGTTGTGAGTTTTTGAGTTCATATTGTGGCTATGTTGTTGTAGATTCGGTACTGATTTTTGTGTTGTAGTTCATATTGAATGCGTGGATGGTTGGAATTTTCTGTGATTTGAAGAAGTAGGTGTGACTTTTTTGTTTGGTTGGTGAATTTTGTGGAAAGTTAAGGAGCAATGTTGGTGGGAAATTGAGGGGAATTTGGTTTAGGGATTGGATTCAAGAACTTGAGGTGTGTGAAAATGCCACGAGGGCGAAGGAGAATGATACAATTCAGTAAGTTGTACTCGTTTTCGTGTATTCTGTCTTCTTTCGAAGATGCTCATGCCAAAATTGGGGATAGGGGGTACTCTAGGTTGTGTACTGTAATGATCCCGATAATTCTGAGGCGCTGCAGTTGATATTCATGGCACAGTATAAATTAGTGCCAAAAACTTAGAGGGGAAATTAGGTctcaaatttataattttttgtgtATTCAAGCTGTGGTGCAACATTTGATGTGTTGCAGGCTTTGGATGCTTGAGGAAATTGTTGTTGTAGTTCATGTTTCGATGGGTTGATTTGTGATAGGAATAGGTTATGTTAGTTTTGATTTGTTCTTGCTCTGCTAATAGTTAAAGTGAGCTGGTTGATAAAGCTTCCCAAAAGGCGAGCGGGACCATTGTATTTGTTCTGATTGGTAGGCTCTCTGAAGTAAGAAGGTAGGATTCAAATTACTACTGCGTAACTGTTCACATCTCTTTCTATCGTTGGGTTTCCTTGTTATTTCAATGATGATCCTTCTCCTTAATTTCTGCACTAGTAGTACATAGCTTATAGTTGATCAATTAGTTTCTTAATGTTATGGAAGATGCTATAGGAGTTTTATTTTTGCTTTGTGAACACTACTATAGTTTCTAATTCCCTTTTCTTATGAAAttataggtttttttttgtttttttatctaTCATAATTAAATGGTTAATTTGTTTCCCTATAATAAATTTAATGAGCTAATTTGTGTCTGCAGGTGTCCGTTTGAGTCCTCAACTCAAGAGCTCAAAATCCATGTCACATTCATGATATGTTAGATAAGTTTGTATACATGAAAAGGTTTCTTCTTTCAAGTATCTGGGTATTCTGATGAATGAATAATTTTATTAGTTAGGGTGGGGAGAGATTTTGTCAAGTAATAAAAAACTCAGGAGGATCTAATATTTCTTGCATTTTTGGATGGTTTGCAGTAGTGTAATACAAAGAGTCAAACCTAACTGCTCAGTAACCTAATCTTTTATAAAAACAAGTAAACTATGTTTGCTCTTTCTGGTTTCCTCATCATATGGCCTGGTGATGCAATTTAGCTCCTTTTGGCAGTTTTTACTGTTGACCACAAAAAAACACAATCCGCACCAAATTGTATATGCTTTTATGCCATTGTACATGCTAAGTAGAATCTAAAGTTTACTTTTGTAATGATGATATCTATGACATCAGTCTCTTTTGGGTTATAGTATATTTCCATTTCTCGGCAGTAGAGTGTTTTTCCATTTGGGTTAAATTGGCTCGCTTGAATTAGATGTTTAGGATTGAAGGAAGACCTCCAGTTATTACGAAGACATGTTCTGAGAAGATCACATTTGATATAAAGCTTGAGAAGTTTGACGAGGcagcaaagatcaaaatcataaAGGAGGGTAGGACTTTCACTATTTGGAAGTAGTGGACTCTAATGACTTGGTGGAAAAAGCTCATGTTGTGCTGAAGAAGGGTGTGACCAAAGAGGTGGTAGGCCTATTGTTGACAAGCTCAAGAAGTTGGGTGCTATACTGCTATGTGGTATTGAAATGAAATCAATTTGCTTTtcttttactgttttttttttttaggttcatGTAAAATATTGATCGATAAGTCTAATGATAAATGGAGTGATTCTTTATTTCGTTCAGTTAGGAGTTAGGAGTTGGGACtccttttgtttttatgttaatTGGAAATTGGCTTTTGAATGAATTATACAGTGCATGCCTAACGTTTTAGAGGTTAGGATCGTTCCTAAATGTTCCCTTTAATTGTATTTTTTTGGGTCCATTTCCACGTGATTCACCCTTGTTCTTACTGTATGCTTTTTATGCAACTAGTGGGAAAAGATTATTCTCATAAACTTGTTATAGCCATGCTTGTTGATGGGTTTTTGTGGGTTCAAAAACCGACACGAGGTATATGTTCAAAAACCTACGTTGCATGTCACTGGCTCTGACATTGACAATAACCTAGCTAGTGACATATCCAGTAATtaacttggtcagttacttggtcagtgacttgacagttacttggtcagtgacttgatcagtgacttgacagtgacttggtcagtgacatatgTATAACTTTACAAACTGTAACCTGACCAGTAACTTGACCAATGACATAACCAGTgtcttgaggttaacagtgacatggccaaTAACTTGGGTttaacagtgacttgaggttaatagtgacatggccagggattgacagtgacttgatagttacttggtcagtgacttgacagttacttggtcagtgacttggtcagtgacttgatcatTGACTTGActgttacttggtcagtgacttgacagttacttggtcagtgacttgatcagtgacttgactgttacttggtcagtgacttgacagttacttggtcaatgacttgacagtgacttggtcagtgacatgtgtaTAACAACTGTAACTTGACCAATGACATAACCAGTgtcttgaggttaacagtgacatggccaaTAACTTGGGTTTAACAGTGACTTtgccagtgacttgaggttaatagtgacatggccagggattgacagtgacttgacagttacttggttagtgacttgatcagtgacttgacagttacttggtcagtgacttgactgttacttggtcagtgacttgacagttacttggtcagtgacttgacagttacttggtcaatgacttgatcagtgacttgaCTGTTACTTGGTCGGtgacttgacagttacttggtcagttacatggtcagtaacTTGACAGTTACttagtcagttacttggtcagtgacttgacagttacttggtcagtgacttggtcagtgacatgtgtaTAACAACTGTAACCTGACCAGTAACTTGACCAATGACATAACCAGTgtcttgaggttaacagtgacatggccaaTAACTTGGGGTTACGAACCTGCAGGTGTTTTTCGTTTGCCAAAGATGAAACTCATGGAGGTGGATTGGAAGAACTCAAGACGTCATCGGCGACGGCGAATCGAGGGTCTGAGGCGGTGGCGGTTTCACGATCGGCGGAAATGGTTGCAACTCGGGACTCGGCCTGTACCGATCCGATCTCTTGATCGATTTGAGTTTCTAGTATGGCGACCGGTTCACTTCCGGCATCGCTCTGCTCATGGCGTCGCTACTCGTGGAGTTGTGGCTCTGCTTAACGGTGCCAATATAGAGGAAGCTCGAAGGCGCCGCACTGGAATCTTCGGCGAACTGCTCCCTTTGCTATTAACGAGTTTCTGAGTCTCTGATTGGTGCTTGACTCGGTGGCATTCCGAGCGTGACGATTCCGACGGGTCGCTGGCT
Coding sequences:
- the LOC121049819 gene encoding uncharacterized protein LOC121049819, which produces MVSKYHIYDVVPFNKPDSPHFQNMLTTAGNLGPGVKLPTSYEIQTCYLENEYTEMKRYVDTHRETWKIYGCTIMCDGWTGPTKMSILNFMVYSKGSTVFLKSVDASHMKKNAQYIELLLDEIIQDVGPENVVQIVTDNASAFKKAGRELQKKCPLFWIRCAAHCIDLIFEDIGKQETVSTVVKWAQSVTNYIYNHGWVLAEMRSITKGDLIRPGKTRFATNHIAIDSILKKNLI